Sequence from the Dysidea avara chromosome 5, odDysAvar1.4, whole genome shotgun sequence genome:
TTGCAAAAGCTAAAAAgaagtcataatttatactacgaaagtaattagtaactagagtacttagttaccttacaagaagtaactataactaagttacatgggatgaAAGTAAcgagtaactagtaactagttacttttctgaagtaactaccccaactctgaagACAGCCAGAGTGTGTCACATCAGTAATGAAGAAGACAGATGTAAAAAGGCTACAGATTGGGAAGAATCGTAGTAAGCAGCAGGTGTCCCAGATACAAGAGTTGCTCTGTAAGTACCTGACATATATGCTTTGAATGACAGTGAATTAGGGGAGACAGATGTAGTCACACATTCAGCACGGGCAATGCCCCGCCCACAATAGCTAGCCCCAGGAGACTACCCTATGTTCTGCGGAAGGAATTAAACAGGGAGATGGAAGCCTTGTTGGACACTAGCTGTATTGAGCCTAGTTCAAGCCCTTACTCATCACCACCGGTGTTAGTACAAAAAAAGTCAGGTGGGCTACGAGTCTGTGTAGACTATAAGGCAGTTCACAAGGACACAATCCCAGACTGATACCCATTTCACGGATTGATGAACTGGTCAATATGGTGGATAAGAGGAAGGCTAAGATATTTTCATCATTTGATGAAGGAATATCATTAGGTATGTATAGAACAAAATTCAAAGATCAAGATTGCATTTAGGGACAATATTGGTACAAACACATCCCCTTTGGACTTACTAATGTGCCTGCGACGTTTCAAAGGcttatgcaggggcggatccagggaattcaaagggttccatggaaccccctttctgaaagagcctctcttactcaagatactctaatagagcagtcaagatcgagatactctattagagcagtcacagtattcttaatgggagtagtgtagcaagctatgtgtgtagttataaataaggaaatatagttggtgagggtatctatggtgaggtgcagctattgtcagcagctgatgacctttttttggtctttgactttcagctaggctgaagttgcaattccagagtggaaccccccttttaaaaagtctggatccatcCCTGTTATGGGCAAATTATTTGGAGGTAAGAATTGGGATTTTGTATTTGTCTATTTGGATGACATTTTAGTGGCATCCCAGTCTATGCATacttaattacaagacaaatgtGGTGGTTTTGTGTCGACACCAAAACTTAAGTCTGGTTTCGTCTGGTGGGACTATTATGCATCGCCACATCACACTAACTAgcctcttacctttattatccaatagttccATGTCGTGAAATCCACAAACAAagctcattttagtgattacatatgaagtgcccacactaaacacggccattttgtcaattttgACGTCATTGCAGATAAGGTCCAAAGTTGGCGGCCCATTTGAATGTGTTTCTGGAGATGGACAGACCAAAGATAGGAAACAGGTATGCACTGGTTGTTCAAAATTACCAGACCAAGTGACCAGATGTGTACCCAGTGAAGGACCGCAGGGCAGAAACAGTGGTTACATGTCTcttcaggagcttatgagctgccAAAGGTGGCAAGGTGAGGCCAGCTTTGGCTCCTACAAGTTAGCTAAGACCTAGACCTAGGTACTGGGACATTGATAACAGCTGGTCAAGTAGTGTGGTGAGTGTACCGTATAGGCTGTATAGtgtaaatatttcgagggggaaaattgttgctgattttgcagttttggggtttatcagcgaaaattttacccttgaaatatttagacctccatacagcctaatacattttgggagtgtttgcaaatccgcaaaaaaattatttttagtaaCATTGCtcagccttgaaatattttcccctcaaaatatttaggctatacggtttAGAGCTGTATTAGtatttatctaatttgtcaaaagGCCAAGCTAAAGGGTGCTTCCCAAGACACAAAACatgaagaaaccatcattattaaatgatgcAGAAAGTAtacaaaaacaaataaataatggCAGGTAAATCCTCGGATGCATGTGACCAAACAGGACCACAAAAGGAACTtacatgggcatggcaaggaaggtGTACCTACAAAAATAAACTATCTATAAAATGTAAGGTTGGCTGAGTCTATCCACTCTTTGCATGTTCTTGTTAAGAAAATTCACTGAGAGGAAGAAATACTTTTACACACAGCAGCATCTTCCTGACAAGCGACTTGGAGGTAGTTGTGCCAGGgcaagaaaaattaattaaattcaACAGATTGTTCACAGAGGCTGGCTGGTAGTGACCAAGCACTGTAATTTCAACTGTCTCATAGTAACTTGGTATTATTAAACAATCAAGTTCTGCAGGTAATTGTAGGTACTCCACTTTGGACTGTTTCTGGGAACGAGCTGATTGTATATGGTATACAGAGTCCAGAGGGCATGTTAATTCTAACAAAGCTATTGATGAAACTTGAGAATTGAATACAACAATGTCTGGTCAGTAGGATGTTGTTAGTATCAATACTGGAATTGTTGCTTGAGGTGTTTCAGTAGCTCGGAAGTTCTGTAGATCTGCATACACTTGAACATATGGAAAATTTGATAGTGACGGTAAGTGTATCGTTGTTGACTTAAAGCAATAGGACAACCATTTAAAACATGGGCAGTAAGTAGTAGGGCGGGTGGAATTACACAATAAGCACTTTGCATCATTTTGAATGGACCAGCACTGCAGGTTGACAGCAGTGGGAAAGTGTCAGAGGCAGCCCGAAGGAGGAATGATAATTGCCAATTAAATATCAACAGTACAGTTACAAAAgcaaattacattattattgacATTTAACAgttaacaatgacaaaacaaCGGATACACAGCAGGATGAAATTTCGAAGGACTGAGCATCAAAACCAAACCAGCagtatatatcatacagtacgatagtactgtattgtagggaccacaaaggagtaggtgtggcccacaaaataatatcacccgaaaaccaacctcaattttcccagacgacaatgaagcagtattggttaggctaaactaagcccaaaaaagctttcagatcgacccgaaatgctttcaacaagttgctacggaattttaaaattttttattcaacggaattttctactgactgactgagtaactgactgatgccttcagacaagcgtaactcgataacagctaaggctacgggcttgattttttcactgttcgatgtcgctttggcccaacaggtgccttttggcataccgcagtatgtacaatgcattcttcatggacttaccagtgtcctcttttgtgtcccattcatctttgctgacagcgaaaagtgtcgatttggtgatagcacatgatggcttccctccgtaacggaaattgtccgtatttttcatagtggctattatgaaagtagaggtgcttttcaaacagttcttgattcgtactgctgtgtaacgggctgaacagaGTCAACAGCGAaccataatggatacttcacttttcatacaataactaatataattggggcgcacggcacgatttctttctacATATTGGTaagcgtggattgcagaggtgctttacgaACAGTTTTTGACTCGAAATCCTGTGGGTCAGGGTCAGAGCCCACGGTCCGGCCAAttacttttcagctacttgattttagtgaaaagatcaagatactctgatagagcagccatcaaaatatactctaatagaacagtcaacgtgatattctaataaagcattcagcacTTATAGTCTAAGCTATTACATCTGTGTTAACCGTCTTAAAATACCCAGTGAGTTatctgcatggcacactgcattgagctaattgatcatgtgtGTCATGACATGTCATGCAGttacaatctaaaactaaactttcaTGTTGAAaaatttttgtatacatcatgaaattagctactagctataatagtcagatatgaaactcaattaattggtaatgtagcacaaaattaccatttaactaccattgatgttaacaaattaccattgatgttaacaaattaccattgatgttaacaaattaccattgatgttaacaaattaccattgatgttaactaattaccattgatgttaactaattaccattgatgttaactAATTACCATCGATGTTAACTAATTACCATCGATGTTAAcaaattaccattgatgttaacaaattaccattgatgttaactaattaccattgatgttaactAATTATCATTGATGTTAACtaattaccattgatgttaactaattaccattgatgttaactaattaccattgatgttaacaaattaccattgatgttaacaaattaccattgatgttaacaaattaccattgatgttaactaattaccattgatgttaacaaattaccattgatgttaactaattaccattgatgttatcaaattaccattgatgttaacaaaaagaagagactttgcatgtaaaatagcctccagatgccatttcagagtatCTACTTTCAAAAGTTTCCCTGGGGCAGCATGCCCCCTGACTAACACACCAAAGcagataatctctgatttacagatcatattagatcaataaaaactgagtagtgtgcatgactatgaccttcattgcagtccatggatggccggaccactcaaaatctctgggctccggccatgcaatgggttgaacatagctggcaacgaagcgtaatgaacAGACATGGGAccaagtacatttgaaagtacttaagtaaagtacaagtacttttgaattttccaagtataagtacaagtactctggcgacaatcaagagagtacttaagtaaagtacaagtacatgctggaagtactcaagtaaattacaagtacattttgctgtaaaaTGTACACTTATTCAGtatattgtagtatgtaagtgtacctagtggggttggtactttcaggtttttgtcaactattcactctcttaaacacttaaaatgcactaactttagcagcagcattgtttttatttgccagaattctatgacatcattaatcgtggctaCATGCTACATAGTAAGGTTAGGGAAGGCACTAGAAGAATTGTATAATGCACCTTCATGCAATTTTGTTAtgtacccactgtgtacaaactacgtacaatgtttgcagtacttacaagtacttaagtactcaagtacatacaagtacttagcaaagtacttgagtataagtacaagtacacttgGGAAATCaaggaagtatttaagtaaagtacaagtactttcaaatctgtacttaagtgtacttaagtataagtactcatgtgcttggccccatgtctggtaatggatagttcacttttAAGACAATAAGGGGCTGggcatttcagatgcggtatgcgtgggttcaccagtcaaaataaaattatttacaaaaaagttaacaaacaagtacacgaaaaaatttggaattttcaactagagtagggaccatagcacatagacaaaaagtactgaaacaagttggagtagtccatgatattaaatcacagtaaaacaataagaagtattatccctactgtgctcaagacaccataacagaaatgcacagtagggatataacacttcttattgttttactgtgatttaatatcatggactactccaacttgtttcagtatgtgctatggtccctactttagtcgaaaattccaatttttttcgtgtactcGTTATCTATGAAACCAGTGATCAAACAGAAGCCGTAACAGTGTTCCATCCAATGTTGTATCACGTGTATATACTGAATGCTTCACATCAACTCACCTAGAAATCCGGTTATAGTGATCGGGATTTGCTGTGAGTAGGAAAGGATTAGTCTGGACAATCCTCGTCTGAACTGTCTTTAGCCATTTTTAGCGCCAGATAATATTACACGACTCTAATTATCAAGCGCTTAGAATGCGAATGACGGAGGCTCTTCGGACACGTGTCACGTTCCCAATACTGGTATTGTCAGTAAGCAGCCTGGTCGCCATATTGCTAGTTCAGTTATGGATAAGATCTCTGGGTCCTGCTCAACAAGCGATCGCGTTTCGTTACCAAAGTTTCGTATTTATCGAGTTTCCATACATGTTCCTGATGTGTTGGTACATATGGAAGCGCATGTCTGTATTACCGCGCTGGTCACGTGCTCCACTGCTGTTAGTTATGATCCTGGGAATGGCCAGGTTTGGAATGAACCCGTTCACCCAAACTGATCCGAATATTATCGTATACCTCACCAGTATGAGTATGGCCACAGTAATATTGTTATCTAGTATACTTGGAATATCTGATGTCATCATGTATGTTGTCATCTCACGTGATAAAGAGTATTACTCCAAGATGAGGGCGTGGCTATGTCTGGTGATTGTCATTATGGTGCTAATAATAGAACGACACATAGCAGAAGACATAAAGATCACAAGACTTGGTATACCAGTTAACAGCCATATTAGTCAGGACGGACTAACTATTGCTCAACTAAGTGATATTCACCTGGGGCCTAATGTGGGACGAACTAAACTGACATCAATTGTGGAGATGACCAATCAGCTTCAACCTGATGTAGTGGTTATTACTGGCGATCTAATCGATGCCCCCTTTGACTATCTCCAATTTGCTGTACAGCCATTGGCTGGATTGAAGAGTAAATTGGGTGTATACTTCATAACAGGTAATATGCTGATTAATGCACACCACATTTACTTGTGTTGTCTAGGTAACCATGAGTATTACACAGGAGATATAGATCATTGGTTGTTAAAGTTACCAGACTATGGGGTGAAGCCATTGATCAACTCAAGAGTGAAGCTGCTACCAGATCTATACCTGGCAGGGTTGGAGGATTATCAAACTAAGAAAATGAAGTGAGTACCAACTGCAAGTTGTACCCTGTAATGCTCATGTTCGCACGGGGCATTTTGTGATGCTCATGTATGTATcaccataggcggatctgagggggggccaaggggtgctgtgccccccccccccccccctggcccttctctggccccccttggacctacagtaccatatgtataccagaaactagaatcatgcattcacactgcatttagaagtatagaaagccaattggcaaatagaagacaatgCTTATAAATGTGCCTAACATTTATAGTTAAACTGTACACcttaaagaaagtgaggcaaataaatttgaattttgtgcaaagatcgagatactctaatagagcagtcactactctaatagaatagtcgcaattctgatgtcatcaatttacaaattttacaaatcgtaacaatgttagctactccttattttgatttggtatacactttaccatcaaacaggttatctcagataggctaaccaatctttgtacgcattgcaaatcatacactttttaagctaagcattatcaaaaatgctctgaaattcaaacctgggaggtctgatttttaaaattttctccaactacagttttacaaactgtatgtccatcgttcatccagctatatgctgaataaggttatgcaaatgaatataacttgtgttctagaatttccccatagctcatagtagaataaacactgttgtgcactaaaacttcttgcccccccttggccccccctgacagtgtctcctagatccgcctatgtgtATCACCATCCTTTGGGTGTCTTCTTCATCCCAGGCCTCATCACTGTATACAGTTTATTGTAACCTAATATTATTCCCTGTATTATAACCATTGTGTATTTATTCTGGTATTTGTAATATTTTGGTATTATAGTTTGGCCTCCTCAAAACTACCCTTGAGACACTTGGTTGGTCGCAGGGTGCTCTTATTACCAGTGAGAAATTTTTCAAAAGTAACTTTTGAAGGAAAAAACATTTTCGAAAATTATTCTTAAGATTTATCAGTAGGCCACTTATTGCAGTGTGTGAAgtaacttttcaaacatgtcCTGGAACATTGTGTaagttgagtggacatcaagcgATTTGACTGAacattttaacttttttttctcctttcctgtgtttAGATGTTTGCTTCTGCCAAACATTGAGGCCACCCATGTACTGTAGAGCTGGTTACTACTCAACTACTCACTAACACTGATACTACACTATTTTAAGGATAGCTACTGGTTATGGAATCGATTCTGTTACAAGGGCTTTTGTAGGAAAGGAGTCATAATGTCAAGGCCTTCTACCATGGTTTAGAGTGTAATGTAGTGGCTGTATCCTATTACAGTGAACATAACAGATACACTGATACATTGTGCTTACAATACAGGTTATTGTAGCATCTGAAATTTGCCACAAAATAAAATAGTGGAAGAATATTTAGCGATTGAATGGCAACTCTAAAACTAAAATTTAAATCTCACTTTTAATTAAGATACACACTAAAATCCGATGTGGTAACAAGTGCCAGCCAGTTTTGTTTCAGCTAGCAGAGTGAAAACAATTTGTGGTGCATGGCGTCCTACACGCAACTGTTGCATCGCTTTGTCTGCTGTATTTTGCATCCCCAGTCATATCCATCGTTAAACTATACTCTGCATGGGCTGGGAGAAAGATTTAATAGAGAACCGGACCCTTGTTAGCAGGCCTGCAGGCTACATCACAATCATTTTTAGTTTGAGCCATTGGTTAGTTCAGGTCACGTGCACCTTTCCTTATCTACACTTTGCTTTAACTCGCATGAACCGTACACAGCTTTATCCCTGACTTTAGCTGGGCAAACCAGAAAGGTATGTGATGAAGCTATGACCATAGACTAAATCATGAGATAATGTTATCATTGTGCCAAAATtctcaaaaaaaaattttagcgAATGCCTAAAATTAATTCCTCGCTATAAAAACCTATTATACAGTAAAAATTGGTTGTACTGAGGATTTTCTGTCCATGCAAACATTACATATCGTGTACAGCCATATTCTGTTCTGCCATGTGATTAAGTCAAGCTTGCAGTACACAATGTTCAAACAGACAGAAAATCCTCAGTACAGGCAGGAGTTTATAAGCATCGCTTATGGCGCTTCTGAGCCCCTGGTACAGGTGATCATGAATACCGCAAGTAAAAGTACTAATGGCaatcaggttataaatacattttacaacTGCAGTACAAAAGTAGCAGGGGCATACCAAGGGGGATTTCcagggtttcaggaaacccctttggattttacacgcTACTTAAAACATTAAGAAATAGGTTTCTAGAATCTGGAATGGAAAAGGACACACTTTAAACTTTTGTCTTAGTCCagtaatagtttctcacatgatagcaacacttatagcgttgttctgaattatgattatggtgaaaagatcaagatactctaatagagcagtcaggtgattataaactactctaatataacagtcacttagttgAGGTGGAAACCCCTTCTCATAATTCCTGCTTATGGCTGGCACagcatagtaaactgttaacctcagacTACATCTTGGGCATAAGTCACCACAAACCAAAAGCACATAACTTATcctcaataccatcatgtctggctACCCTCCTAGCCCAATATAAACTCTGCTACACTTTGAAAGGACACTATttccggacaaattcaattatggcatGACACCTGGAGTAATTAACCAGAAACTGTCCtgtgtcttaacaatcaaagtaatgagttttactgtagctagtggcctgtgtcttaacaatcaaagtaatgtattttactgtagctagtggccagtgtcttaacaatcaaagtaatgagtTTTACTGTAACTAGTGGCCagtgtcttaacaatcaaagtaatgagtTTTACTGTAACTAGTGGCCagtgtcttaacaatcaaagtaatgagttttactgtagctagtggcctgtgtcttaacaatcaaagtaatgtgttttactgtagctagtggcctgtgtcttaacaatcaaagtaatgagtTTTACTGTAACTAGTGGCCagtgtcttaacaatcaaagtaatgtgttttactgtagctagtagccagtgtcttaacaatcaaagtaatgagttttactgtagctagtagccagtgtcttaacaatcaaagtaatgagttttactgtagctagtggcctgtgtcttaacaatcaaagtaatgagttttactgtagctagtagccagtgtcttaacaatcaaagtaatgtgttttactgtagctagtggcctgtgtcttaacaatcaaagtaatgagttttactgtagctagtggcctgtgtcttaacaatcaaagtaatgtgttttactgtagctagtggcctgtgtcttaacaatcaaagtaatgagttttactgtagctagtagcctgtgtcttaacaatcaaagtaatgtgttttactgtagctagtggcctgtgtcttaacaatcaaagtaatgagttttactgtagctagtggcctgtgtcttaacaatcaaagtaatgagttttactgtagctagtagcctgtgtcttaacaatcaaagtaatgtgttttactgtagctagtagccagtgtcttaacaatcaaagtaatgagttttactgtagctagtagccagtgtcttaacaatcaaagtaatgtgttttactgtagctagtggcctgtgtcttaacaatcaaagtaatgagttttactgtagctagtggcctgtgtcttaacaatcaaagtaatgtgttttactgtagctagtggcctgtgtcttaacaatcaaagtaatgagttttactgtagctagtagcctgtgtcttaacaatcaaagtaatgtgttttactgtagctagtggcctgtgtcttaacaatcaaagtaatgagttttactgtagctagtggcctgtgtcttaacaatcaaagtaatgagttttactgtagctagtagcctgtgtcttaacaatcaaagtaatgagttttactgtagctagtggccagtgtcttaacaatcaaagtaatgtgttttactgtagctagtagccagtgtcttaacaatcaaagtaatgtgttttactgtagctagtagcctgtgtcttaacaatcaaagtaatgtgttttactgtagctagtggcctGTGTCTTAACATTCAAAGTAAtgagttttactgtagctagtggcctgtgtcttaacaatcaaagtaatgagttttactgtagctagtggccagtgtcttaacaatcaaagtaatgtgttttactgtagctagtagcctgtgtcttaacaatcaaagtaatgagttttactgtagctagtggccagtgtcttaacaatcaaagtaatgagttttactgtagctagtggccagtgtcttaacaatcaaagtaatgagttttactgtagctagtggccagtgtcttaacaatcaaagtaatgtgttttactgtagctagtagccagtgtcttaacaatcaaagtaatgagttttactgtagctagtagcctgtgtcttaacaatcaaagtaatgagttttactgtagctagtggccagtgtcttaacaatcaaagtaatgagttttactgtagctagtggccagtgtcttaacaatcaaagtaatgagttttactgtagctagtagccagtgtcttaacaatcaaagtaatgtgttttactgtagctagtggcctgtgtcttaacaatcaaagtaatgagttttactgtagctagtagcctgtgtcttaacaatcaaagtaatgtgttttactgtagctagtggcctgtgtcttaacaatcaaagtaatgagttttactgtagctagtagcctgtgtcttaacaatcaaagtaatgagttttactgtagctagtggccagtgtcttaacaatcaaagtaatgtgttttactgtagctagtggcctgtgtcttaacaatcaaagtaatgtgttttactgtagctagtggcctgtgtcttaacaatcaaagtaatgtgttttactgtagctagtggccagtgtcttaacaatcaaagtaatgtgttttactgtagctagtggcctgtgtcttaacaatcaaagtaatgtgttttactgtagctagtggcctgtgtcttaacaatcaaagtaatgagttttactgtagctagtggccagtgtcttaacaatcaaagtaatgagttttactgtagctagtggccagtgtcttaacaatcaaagtaatgagttttactgtagctagtggcctgtgtcttaacaatcaaagtaatgtgttttactgtagctagtagcctgtgtcttaacaatcaaagtaatgtgttttactgtagctagtggcctgtgtcttaacaatcaaagtaatgagttttactgtagctagtggcctgtgtcttaacaatcaaagtaatgtgttttactgtagctagtagcctgtgtcttaacaatcaaagtaatgagttttactgtagctagtggccagtgtcttaacaatcaaagtaatgagttttactgtagctagtggccagtgtcttaacaatcaaagtaatgtgtttactgtagctagtagcctgtgtcttaacaatcaaagtaatga
This genomic interval carries:
- the LOC136257064 gene encoding transmembrane protein with metallophosphoesterase domain-like isoform X2 — encoded protein: MRMTEALRTRVTFPILVLSVSSLVAILLVQLWIRSLGPAQQAIAFRYQSFVFIEFPYMFLMCWYIWKRMSVLPRWSRAPLLLVMILGMARFGMNPFTQTDPNIIVYLTSMSMATVILLSSILGISDVIMYVVISRDKEYYSKMRAWLCLVIVIMVLIIERHIAEDIKITRLGIPVNSHISQDGLTIAQLSDIHLGPNVGRTKLTSIVEMTNQLQPDVVVITGDLIDAPFDYLQFAVQPLAGLKSKLGVYFITGNHEYYTGDIDHWLLKLPDYGVKPLINSRVKLLPDLYLAGLEDYQTKKMNLASSKLPLRHLVGRRVLLLPVRNFSKVTFEGKNIFENYS
- the LOC136257064 gene encoding transmembrane protein with metallophosphoesterase domain-like isoform X1 → MRMTEALRTRVTFPILVLSVSSLVAILLVQLWIRSLGPAQQAIAFRYQSFVFIEFPYMFLMCWYIWKRMSVLPRWSRAPLLLVMILGMARFGMNPFTQTDPNIIVYLTSMSMATVILLSSILGISDVIMYVVISRDKEYYSKMRAWLCLVIVIMVLIIERHIAEDIKITRLGIPVNSHISQDGLTIAQLSDIHLGPNVGRTKLTSIVEMTNQLQPDVVVITGDLIDAPFDYLQFAVQPLAGLKSKLGVYFITGNHEYYTGDIDHWLLKLPDYGVKPLINSRVKLLPDLYLAGLEDYQTKKMNYGNHMMDVHAALAGRDRGIPTIVLAHQPKAVLEAIYWEDVFLVLSGHTHAGQFYPIALPVYLMQPFFAGLYEPRPGVYVYVSSGTVYNWMPLRDFYWPEIVLYTLTNT